TCAACGGCACACCTGAAGTGCACATGGCGCTCGGAGCCTTTTTCTCCGCGATGGAAGTCATCCCGCTCCTGCTTCTCACCTACGAGGCGTGGAAGTTCATGCGGCTGGGCGCCCCGGCAGGGAGCACGATGCTGAGTACAGCCGGCGAGATGTTCCCGCACAAATGGGCGGTGATGTTCCTGATCGCGGTCGGCTTCTGGAACTTTCTTGGCGCGGGGGTCTTCGGCTTCCTCATCAACCTGCCGATCGTGAGCTACTACGAAATTGGCACCCAATGGACCGCGAACCACGGGCACGGCGCCATGATGGGGGTGTACGGCATGCTCTCCCTCGGCTTTTTCATGTTCGTCGCGCGCTACTTCCTCCCGCTCGATCGCGCCAGCAACAGGGCGATGGGGATCGCCTTCTGGTGCACCAACATCGGGCTTGCCTGTATGCTCTTTGTGAACCTCTTTCCGGTCGGCCTTCTCCAGCTGAACCAGATACTCTCCACCTCGTACTGGCATGGGCGAGAGCCGGAGTTCTTCATGCAGCCGCTGGTGCGCCTCTTCGAGTGGCTGCGCCTCCCGGGCGACACCCTCTTCATCGTGGGGATCCTCCCTGTCGTCTACCTGGCGGTGCGGATGTTTGTGAACAGAAACCGTGAAGGGGTCTGACCCCGGCAACGAAGCCGAAAGGGCCGCCAGCTTTTGTGGCGGCCTTTTTTTTGTGTTCTTCTGGGAATTCCGGGGGAGCGTGGGTACATTGCCACGAAGCACTGCACAAGGCCTAACGTTCCCCCCTTTGCGAAGGGTCTTCCGGGAATTCTGGGGAACGCGCTACAAAGATCCGGGTGCCCCCACGCTGGAGCGTAGGCATCTTGCCTGCGATGGCGGCGCAGCCGCCACAGACCGCGCGGCTGGCGCCGCGGTACAGGCTGGGAAGCCTGTGCTCCAGCGCGGCGCCACTAGTGTCCCCTCACGTCAACGGAAGTGACCGAGCTGAATTCCCGGAATTCCCGGATGAACCTTCGCAAAGGGGGGGACGCGACGCCTCATGCGGCCCTTCATTGGAACATACTACTGCTTCCCCGGAATTCTCGGGGGAGCCTTTTTTGTGTCACGTAATAAGCCGGGTGGAGCCGTCCGGCACATTCCCCACTCTTCTCAGGAAGAAATCATTGTAGGCCGGAATAAGCGGAGCGTTTCCGGCAGAACGTGCCCGAACCACTAAACTTGTTGCAGGTAAATTAAACAAATCTCTTGCACCAGCCGGCACTATTCCTGTAAATACGTACCATCCTGTAACTTCTCCCTTCCAGTCCACCGTCTCTGTGACAGAAAACCGACGTGCAATGACAGTGATTTCCCTTCGTCCTTACCAGAGAATGACTGTTACTTCGACTCGTCACACGGGCGCGCGGGTCGTTGCGGCTTTCGCCCTTGCGGCGATTTGTGGCTGCGCGGTAGGACCCGATTTCCACAGACCCGCAGCACCGACAGTGGAGAGGTACACCGCGACGCCGCTTCCTGCCGCGACTGCCGCCGCCCCCGTTGCCGATGGGGAGTCGCAGCGTTTTGCGGCGGGCGGCACCATCCCGGCGCAGTGGTGGACGCTCTTTCGCAGCAAAAAGCTGGAGGAACTGGTAGCACAGGCGCTGAAGGCGAACCCGACGCTGGCCGCGGCCGAAGGCGCCCTTCGCCAGGCAGCCGAGCTTCGCCGCGCCCAGTTCGGCGCCTTCTTTCCCGCCCTCGACGGAACATTCTCCGCCGAGCGGAGCAAGATCAGCGGCGCCACCTTCGGCCAGCCCGATGCCCCCTCTTCCCTCTTCACCCTCTACAACGCGTCACTCAATCTCTCCTACAATCTCGACCCCTTCGGCGGAAATCGCAGGCGCCTGGAAGCCGCACAGTCCCAGGTCGATTACCAGGAGTTTCTGCTGGAGGGTGCGCGGCTGACACTCGCCGGCAACATCGTCACCACCGCGGTCCAGGAGGGGTCGCTGCGTGGGAGGATACGTGCGCTTTCCGCAATCATAGCCTCCCAGGAGGAACAGCTTAAGCTGGTAGAGCTGCGCCAGCAACTTGGAGCCGCGGCCCTTAGCGAAGTTTTGGCGCAGCAGGCGGTCCTTGCCGACACGCGGGCGGCTCTCCCGCCGCTGGAGAAGGCGCTGGCGCAGACGCGGCATCTGCTCGCCGTGCTGGCCGGCCGCCTCCCGCAAGATGCCGGTACCTTTCCAGAGTTCGAGCTGGAGGATTTCGTCCTGCCACAGGCGCTTCCGGTCAGCCTCCCCTCCGAGGTGGTGCGCCAGCGTCCCGACGTCCGCGCCTCGGAGTCGCTGCTGCACACCGCCTCCGCCGAAGTCGGGGTCGCCCGCGCCGACCGTTTCCCCGCCCTGACCATCACCGGCTCCCTCGGGTCGCAGAGCTCGAGCGCCGGCAGTATCTTTTCGTCCGGGACGATGGTGTGGAACCTGGGGGCGGGGCTCACGCAGCCTCTCTTTCGCGGAGGGGAGTTGAAGGCAAGAGAGGCGGCCGCGCGTGCCGCCTACGACGAGGCGGAGGCGCAGTACCGGAACACGATACTCTCCGCATTTCGCGAAGTAGCCGATGTCCTGCGGGCTCTGGAGGTCGACGCCCGGGCGCTGAAGGCGCAGGCGGAGGCGGAGGGCGCGGCCGCCGGCTCCCTTGTCGTGGCGCAGGAGGAGTACCGGTACGGCGCCACGAGCTATCCCACGCTGCTGAACGCCATCCAGCAGCAAAAGCGCGCCGAGCTCACCCTCATCGAAGCGAGAGCCGCCCGTCTCGCCGACAGCGCCGCCCTTCTGCAGGCGCTCGGAGGCGGCTGGTGGAACCGCGAGAGGGAACGCAGGACGGAGTAGAAGGAGCAGGAACGTCGCAATGTAGGCCGGAATAAGCGCAGCGTTTCCGGCAATTGCCGGCATCACCACCACGGCCACCGACAAAGCAGACGCGCCCCATCATCTGGAACGCCGATCGAAGCGCTGGAGCATAGGCTTCCCAGCCTGTGCCGCGGCGCCAGCCGCGTAATGTGGCGCCCCAGCCGCCATCGCGGGCAAGATCGCTGCGCTCCAGCACGGGGGCGCTGTGGTACCGAGAGTGCTCTATTTCCATCGTCCGGCAGCGCAAGAATGCCGGGAACGCCTGCGGCTTATCCCGGCCTACACAGGCGCCAGTCGCCAATGTGGCGGCCCAGCCGCCATCTCACGCAAGATGCCTGCGCTCCAGCGCGAGGGGCCCCGGCAGATAGGAAAGCAGAAGCAGCGATGTAGGCCGGAATAAGCGCAGCGTTTCCGGCAGCTGCCGGCATCACCACGACCGGCCAATCTGCGGAGACTTTTGAATCCAGGAGCACCCATGAAAAAAAAGCGCATCCTCTTCACCCTCCTGGGGCTGATACTCGTGATCGCGGTCCTCGCCGGGATCAAGGCGCTCCAGATCGGGACGATGATCGATCAGGGGAAAAAATTCGTACCCCCTCCGGAGACTGTCACTACCGCCGTCGTCAAAGGTGAGGAGTGGGAGAGCGCGCTCACGGCGGTGGGATCCCTCACAGCCGTCCAGGGAGTCACAGTCGCGGCCGAGATGGCCGGCAAGGTGGTGAAGATCGGCTTCCAGCCGGGGCAGTCGATCGAGCGGGGCGCGCTCCTCGTCAGCCAGGACACCTCCTCGGAGGAGGCGCAGCTCGCGGCGGCAGTCGCCCAGGCGCGGCTGACCCGCACAACCCTGGAGCGCGACAACAAGATGCTCGCGGTAAAGATCATCTCCCAGGCGGATCACGATACCGCCGTCGCGGGTCACGAACAGGCGGTCGCTCAGGCGGACAACGTGCGGGCCACCATCAACAAGAAGAACATAAAGGCTCCCTTCAGCGGCCGCCTCGGCATCCGACAGGTAAACCTGGGGCAGATGCTGCGCGAGGGGGACCCGGTGGTGACGCTGCAGTCTCTCGACCCCATCTTTGCCGACTTCAGCCTCCCCCAGCAACAGCTCGCCCAGCTGCGCACGGGGCAGACGGTGCAGGTCACCTGCGACGCGGTCCCTGGGGCGCAACTCACCGGGAAGATCACCGCCATCAACCCTCTCGTCGACGCAGAATCGCGCAACGTGAAGGTGCAGGCGACCGTATCCAACCGCGGCGAGCGGCTGCGCCCCGGCATGTTCGTCAATGTGGCGGTCGGGCTCCCGGTGCGCCAGAAAGTCCTCGTCATCCCCGCCACCGCGGTCCTCTATGCACCATACGGCGACTCCGTCTTCCTCGTGGTCGACGATCCGAAGAAGCGCGGAGGCAAGGTGCTGCGTCAGCAGTTCGTGCGCCTCGGGGAGCACCGGGGGGACTTTGTGGCGGTAGCCAGCGGGGTGAAGGAAGGGGATACGGTCGTCACCACAGGGGTCTTCAAGCTCAACAACGGGCAGTCGGTGCTGGTGGACAACCGGCTCGCACCCCCCTTCAGCGCCAAGCCGAAACCGGAGAACAACTAAGGGATGAAGCTCACCGACCTTTTCATCCACAGACCGGTACTTGCCGTGGTGGTGAGCCTGATCATCGTCATCGCCGGGATCCAGGCGATACGCACGGTGAAGGTGCGCCAGTATCCGCACAGCGAAAACGCCACCATCACCGTCACTACCGTCTATGTCGGCGCGAGCGCCGACCTCGTGCGCGGCTTCATCACCGCCCCGCTGGAGCGCGCCATCGCCGCGGCGGACGGGATCGAGTACATGGAGTCGCAGAGCACCCTCGGCCTCTCCACGATCAGCATCCGCCTGAGGATCAACTTCGACTCCACGAAGGCCCTTGCCGAGATCAGCTCCAAGGTCGACCAGGTACGCCGCGACCTGCCGCTGGAGGCCGAGGTCCCCACCATCAACGTGGAATCCGCCGACAGCCGCTTCGCCTCAGCCTACCTCTCCTTCAGTTCCGATATCCTGAAGCAGAACGAGATCACCGACTACCTCGTGCGGGTCGTGCAGCCGCGCCTCTCCGCAGTCCCGGGGGTCCAGCGCGCGGACATCCTCGGCGCCCGCACCTTCGCCATGCGGATCTGGCTGAGGCCGGAGCGCCTTGCCGCCCTGAACGTCACCCCTACCCAGATCCGCGAAGCGCTGCGCGCCAACAACTTCCTCTCCGCGCTCGGCAGCAGCAAGGGAAGCTACATCCAGGTGAACCTCACCGCCGACACCAACCTCAGCACGGTCGATGACTTCAAGAAGCTCGCGCTGCGCCAGAGCGGCGGGAGCATCGTGCGGCTCGGGGATGTGGCGGACATCGTGCTCGGCGCGGAAAACTACGACACCGACGTGCGCTTCTCCGGCGAGACCGCCGTCTTCATGGGGATATGGCCGCTGCCCAACGCCAACTCGCTCGACGTCATCAAGCTCGTGCGGCGCGAGATGGGGGACATCGAGCGCCAGCTTCCTACCGGGCTGAAGGCGCGCGTCGCCTACGACGCCACGAGCTACATCTCGGATGCGGTGCACGAGGTGCTGCACACCCTGGGGGACACCCTCCTCATCGTGGTGGTGGTGATATTCCTCTTCCTCGGCTCCTTCCGCTCCGTCCTCATCCCGATCGTCGCCATCCCGGTCTCCCTCATCGGCGGCGTCTTCCTCCTGCAGGCTTTCGGGTTCACCATCAACCTCCTGACCCTCCTCGCCATCGTCCTCTCGGTCGGGCTCGTGGTCGACGACGCCATCGTCGTCGTGGAGAACGTGGAGCGCCACATAAGCGAGGGGCTCCCCCCCCTTGAGGCGGCGCTGGTCGGGGCACGGGAGCTGGTGGGACCGATCATCGCCATGACGGTCACCCTTGCGGCGGTTTATCTCCCAATCGGGTTGCAGGGGGGGCTCACCGGATCCCTCTTCCGGGAATTCGCCTTCACCCTCGCAGGGGCGGTGACCATCTCCGGGATCGTGGCGCTCACCCTCTCCCCCGTCATGTCATCGCGCCTCCTGAAGCCCGGCATGGAGGAGCACGGCTTCGCCGGGAAGATCTCCCGGGACTTCGCCCGCTTCAGGAGGTTCTACGGACGGCTTTTGGACTTCACCCTCGACGCCCGTCCCGCGGTCTACCTCGTGTGGGGGATCGTCACCATCCTCGCTTTCCCCATGTTCACCATGAGCGCGAAGGAGCTGGCACCCTCCGAGGATGAGGGGGTCATCTTCGGCATCGTCGATGGCGCCGCCAATTCCACCATCGACCAAAACAGCCACTTTGCCAGGGCGATCAACGACGTCTTCTTCAGCATCCCCGAGACCAACTTCACCTTCCAGGTGACGAACCCCAACTCAGGGTTCAGCGGGATGGTGACAAAACCGTGGGAAAAGCGCCAGCGCTCGGTCTTCGAGATACTCCCGGAGGTGCAGCAGAAGCTGCAGGCCCTTCCCGGCGTGCGCATCTTTCCTGTCACTCCCCCGGCCCTCCCCGGAGGCGGGGACTTCCCGGTGGAATTCATCATCGCATCCACCGACGATACCCCCCGCATCCTCGACTTCGCGAAGGACCTGCAGGCGAAGGCGACGAAGAGCGGAATGTTCGCCTTCCCCCCAGTCATCGACGTGAAGATCGACCAGCCGCAGTCGCGTTTTGTGATCGACAAGGACAAGGTCGCCTCGCTGGGCTTGAACCTCGCCCAGATCGGCGGCGATTTGAGCAGCATGGTGGGGGGAGACTACGTGAACCGCTTCGACATCGCGGGGCGCTCCTACAAGGTGATACCGCAGGTCGAGCGGGCCGGCCGGCTGAACCCGGTGCAGATCCAGGACGTGTACGTGAACGGTCCGGGTAACGGGCTCATCAAGCTGGACACGGTGGCGACGGTCCAGCAGTCGGTGGTGGCCCGTTCGCTGAACCGCTTCCAGCAGCTCAATTCGGTGAAGATCAGCGGTGTCGCAGTGCGTCCGCTTGACGAGGCGCTCGGCTTTCTGGAAAAGGAGGCGGCAAAGATACTGCCGAAGGGGTATGTCATGGACTACACCGGCGAGTCGCGCCAGCTGCGCACGGAGGGGAACAAGTTCCTCCCCGCCTTCATGCTCGCCATCATCCTGATCTTTCTCGTCCTGGCTGCGCAGTTCAACAGCTTCCGCGACCCCTTCGTCATACTCGCCGGCTCAGTTCCGCTCGCCATGTTCGGAGCGCTCATCTTCACCTTCCTGAAGATGCCGGACCCCAATGTCCCCTTCTGGACGCGGGGCTGGACCACGACCATGAACATCTACTCGCAGGTCGGCCTGGTCACCCTGGTGGGGCTCGTCTCCAAAAACGGGATCCTGATCGTGGAGTTCGCCAACAAGCTCCAGCTGGCGGGGCACAGCAAACGGGAAGCAGTGCACCAGGCGGCGCTGACACGACTGAGGCCGATCCTCATGGTCGCCGCCGCCACCATCGCCGGACACTTCCCGCTGACCCTGGTTTCCGGCGCCGGCGCAGCCGCCCGAAAC
The DNA window shown above is from Geomonas sp. RF6 and carries:
- a CDS encoding efflux RND transporter periplasmic adaptor subunit; amino-acid sequence: MKKKRILFTLLGLILVIAVLAGIKALQIGTMIDQGKKFVPPPETVTTAVVKGEEWESALTAVGSLTAVQGVTVAAEMAGKVVKIGFQPGQSIERGALLVSQDTSSEEAQLAAAVAQARLTRTTLERDNKMLAVKIISQADHDTAVAGHEQAVAQADNVRATINKKNIKAPFSGRLGIRQVNLGQMLREGDPVVTLQSLDPIFADFSLPQQQLAQLRTGQTVQVTCDAVPGAQLTGKITAINPLVDAESRNVKVQATVSNRGERLRPGMFVNVAVGLPVRQKVLVIPATAVLYAPYGDSVFLVVDDPKKRGGKVLRQQFVRLGEHRGDFVAVASGVKEGDTVVTTGVFKLNNGQSVLVDNRLAPPFSAKPKPENN
- a CDS encoding efflux RND transporter permease subunit — encoded protein: MKLTDLFIHRPVLAVVVSLIIVIAGIQAIRTVKVRQYPHSENATITVTTVYVGASADLVRGFITAPLERAIAAADGIEYMESQSTLGLSTISIRLRINFDSTKALAEISSKVDQVRRDLPLEAEVPTINVESADSRFASAYLSFSSDILKQNEITDYLVRVVQPRLSAVPGVQRADILGARTFAMRIWLRPERLAALNVTPTQIREALRANNFLSALGSSKGSYIQVNLTADTNLSTVDDFKKLALRQSGGSIVRLGDVADIVLGAENYDTDVRFSGETAVFMGIWPLPNANSLDVIKLVRREMGDIERQLPTGLKARVAYDATSYISDAVHEVLHTLGDTLLIVVVVIFLFLGSFRSVLIPIVAIPVSLIGGVFLLQAFGFTINLLTLLAIVLSVGLVVDDAIVVVENVERHISEGLPPLEAALVGARELVGPIIAMTVTLAAVYLPIGLQGGLTGSLFREFAFTLAGAVTISGIVALTLSPVMSSRLLKPGMEEHGFAGKISRDFARFRRFYGRLLDFTLDARPAVYLVWGIVTILAFPMFTMSAKELAPSEDEGVIFGIVDGAANSTIDQNSHFARAINDVFFSIPETNFTFQVTNPNSGFSGMVTKPWEKRQRSVFEILPEVQQKLQALPGVRIFPVTPPALPGGGDFPVEFIIASTDDTPRILDFAKDLQAKATKSGMFAFPPVIDVKIDQPQSRFVIDKDKVASLGLNLAQIGGDLSSMVGGDYVNRFDIAGRSYKVIPQVERAGRLNPVQIQDVYVNGPGNGLIKLDTVATVQQSVVARSLNRFQQLNSVKISGVAVRPLDEALGFLEKEAAKILPKGYVMDYTGESRQLRTEGNKFLPAFMLAIILIFLVLAAQFNSFRDPFVILAGSVPLAMFGALIFTFLKMPDPNVPFWTRGWTTTMNIYSQVGLVTLVGLVSKNGILIVEFANKLQLAGHSKREAVHQAALTRLRPILMVAAATIAGHFPLTLVSGAGAAARNSIGLVLVGGMFIGTGFTLFVIPSIYMLIARDHTKDRAAAAVQ
- a CDS encoding efflux transporter outer membrane subunit codes for the protein MTVTSTRHTGARVVAAFALAAICGCAVGPDFHRPAAPTVERYTATPLPAATAAAPVADGESQRFAAGGTIPAQWWTLFRSKKLEELVAQALKANPTLAAAEGALRQAAELRRAQFGAFFPALDGTFSAERSKISGATFGQPDAPSSLFTLYNASLNLSYNLDPFGGNRRRLEAAQSQVDYQEFLLEGARLTLAGNIVTTAVQEGSLRGRIRALSAIIASQEEQLKLVELRQQLGAAALSEVLAQQAVLADTRAALPPLEKALAQTRHLLAVLAGRLPQDAGTFPEFELEDFVLPQALPVSLPSEVVRQRPDVRASESLLHTASAEVGVARADRFPALTITGSLGSQSSSAGSIFSSGTMVWNLGAGLTQPLFRGGELKAREAAARAAYDEAEAQYRNTILSAFREVADVLRALEVDARALKAQAEAEGAAAGSLVVAQEEYRYGATSYPTLLNAIQQQKRAELTLIEARAARLADSAALLQALGGGWWNRERERRTE